In Pelodictyon luteolum DSM 273, the genomic stretch TGTGTGACAGGAAAGTCAGTCTTCTCTGTCAGATAGAGGGGATGCCGGGGCGGCATCGGTACGCCGCCCGGCAGGAAGGGGAATCAGCCGTTGAGGTTGCTGTTGACCTTCTGGACCCAGCTCAGGCGGTCCTGGAGGTTTTCGACAACGCTTTTTGAAATCAGGAAGCAGGCGTAGATGATGCTGTCGTCGGCAGTGCGGTAGTAGCACTTGAGTCCTTCCTTGCGGCGGTTGACGACGCCGTTGTCGTGCATGAGGGCCAGATGTTTGGAGATGTTCGCCTGGCTGGCATTGACGGCATTGACGATTTCCTGTACCGTGCGTTCGTTTTCGCAGAGTACCCGGAGGATTTTAAGCCTCATCGGCTCGGAGAGCAGTTTGAAGCGGTTCGATACCGCCTCAAGCATTTCGTCCGGCATGTTGAGGTTCCACCGTTTAACTTCTTCTTCTGAGATGCTGACCGTTTTGCTCATGCTCAAGGCTATTGTTTCGCGGCTTCTGCCGGCCGCTGTCTGTCAAGTACTGCGCTGTATCCCTTTTTCGGACATGCTTAGCCTATATAGCTATAAATTCATACAATTCAAACCAAAAAGGGATTTAGATCCCTGCCGGGGGACCAATGGCAGTCATTCAGAAACGAGGGTGTTTTGTTCTTCTTTCTCAGAAGTGAACGAGAGGTCCATGATGGAGTCGACCAGAGACTGGGGGGCTTTGAAGCGGACAATCTTTTCTTTAACGATCATTTTTGTCTTTTTCGCCTCCTCGTATTCCATCCTGCAGTCGCTGCATTGGGATAAATGAAGGCGGAGCCCCTCTTCCTCCTTTCCTGTGAGTTCGCCGTCCACTGCGGCGCTCATCAGTACCCGGGCTGTTTTACAGTTCATAAATTAATGGGTTGTGTCTGTATGGGTGTTGTGTGCTATCTGCCTGTTTCGGTGTTGAAGCCGAACTTTTTTGCATATCCCTCAAGCTGCTCCCGAAGAAGCTTGCGGCCCCGGTAGAGTCTGGAGCGGACGGTTCCGATGGGGCTTTCGACCATATTTGCAATCTCTTCATAGGTGAAGCCTTCGATGTCGCAGAGCTGGATTACTTCCCTGAACTCTTCGGGAAGGGACTGCAGCGCCGTATAGACTTCTTCATGCAACAGGGCGTGGAAATAGTCGGTTTCCGTTTCGCTAGAATCCCTGCGGGTATCTTTGATTGTATGGTAAAAATCCTTGATCAGGTCGTAATCAACCTTGCCCGGCTCTCTCGAGTTTTTCCTGAAGCGGTTGATATAGTTGTTTTTAAGGATTTTAAACAGCCATGCCTTGCAGTTTGTTCCCCGCTCGAAGGAACTGAAGAATTTATAAGCTTTCAGGTAGGTTTCCTGAACAAGGTCATTGGCGTCATCGGGGTTCATCGTGAGGTGCAGCGCGTAATTGTAGAGCGCATTGAGATGAACGACGGCTTCTGTCTGGAATTCGGACTGTTTCTTCTGTTCTTCTGCTGTCAGTATGGTTTTTTTCTGTTCGGGGGAGCTTTGTCTGGTCGGCTCTGTTCTGGTCATGTGCTTGTAGGCTTCCTGGTTCAGAAATCGTTTCAGATGCTATGCAGTTCGCTCTTCATGAGTAAATTACATAAAATTAAATGATTTATTTTTAAGCGCGTGCATCCCTCACCAACCTTTCCCACTAAATCCGCCATCCATGAGCCTGTCTGATGCAACTGCAGATGTTCTTGTCATCGGTGCCGGCATCGGCGGCCTGACCGCAGCAGCCCTGCTTCAGGAACGGGGATTCCGGGTCGTCGTTCTTGAAAAGAGCCGACATCCCGGCGGCAGCTGCTCATCGTTCCGGCGTGAGGGGTATACGTTCGATGCCGGGGCTTCGGTCTTCTACGGTTTCGCCGAAAACGGCCGCAGCGGAACCCTCAACCTCCATACCCGGGTGTTCCGCCGCCTCGGTGTTCTGGTCCCCTCGGTTCCCGACCCGGTCCAGATACACTACCACCTGCCCGGAGGGCTTGACCTTCGGGCGCATTTCGACCGGGCGAGGTTTCTCGGAGAGCTTTCCGCCGCCTTCCCGCATGAGGCCGCGGGCATCAAGCGCTTTTATCGTGAGCTCGAAGCGGTCTACGATATCCTCAGTTCCCTGCCGGCAGGTTCGCTTGAAGACCCCCGTCATCTGCTTTCGGTCGGTGCTGCATACCCGGCCAAAACCCTCGCACTGGCCTTGAAGACCTTCCGCTCGATGGGCCGGACGGCCAGGCGTCATATCAGCGACCCCGACCTTCTCCGCTTCATCGACATCGAGGCATACTCATGGGCACTGCAGGACGCCATCGGGACGCCGCTCGTCAACGCCGGCATCTGCCTCGCCGACCGCCACCACGGGGGCATCAACTATCCCCTCGGCGGCTCGGGAGCGATTCCCCGCGGACTTGTCGAGGGGCTGGAGAAGTTTGGCGGAGTGGTCCGTTACGGGGCCGGGGTGGAGCGGATCCTGGTCGAGGGCGGTGCAGCCGTCGGTGTGCGCCTTGAGGGTGGTGAAGAACTGCGGGCACGCGCGGTTGTCAGCAATGCCACCATCTGGGACACCTTCAACCGCCTTGTCGACGACAGCCGCTTCAGGATCCCTGAAGAGCGGTTCCTTCGGGCCCCGAGCTGGTTCCAGCTCTATCTCGGCGTTGAGGCCGGGGTTGTGCCCGAAGGCATGCATGTCCATCACGTGCAGATCGATGCATGGGAGGGGTACGATCAGCCCGGGGGAACGCTCTACTGCTCGGTGCCTTCGCTCCTCGACCCCTCGCTGGCTCCTCCGGCCCACCATGTCGTGCATGCATTCGTCACGGACGAGGCGGAGCGGTGGGAAGGCCTGGAGCGGGGAAGCGAAGCGTACACCCGGAGGAAGCAGTCCATGGAGGCGGAGCTTATGGGCCGTCTTGAGGGCCTCATGCCGGGGATCGGTAGCGGCGTGAAGCTGCGGGTATCGGCCTCGCCGCTGACGCATGAGCGCTGGCTGAACCGGTACAAGGGGTCCTACGGGCCGCTTCTGAAGCCGGGTCAGAACATCCTTCTGAAGCCGCAGAACCGTACTGCTTTGAAGAATCTGTTCGCCGTCGGCGACAGCACCTTCCCCGGGCAGGGCGTTATTGCCGTGACCTATTCGGGAGTCTCATGCGCCTCGCTCGTCTCCTCGCACTTCGGCAGGCCCCTCGTAGCGCTGGAGTAACGGGTCCGGCAGGCTTTCAGGGCATGGCTCTGCCGGAGGATGCCAGCAGCATGTCGATCTCGCGGTAGGGGAACAGGGTAAGCTCGCTGAGGATTTTCCGGGTGATGTAGCCCTTGTAGACATAGGTGCCTTTGCGGAGACTGTGACTCTTCCAGAGGATGTCGGAGATGGTTTCATGCTCCGTCATTTTCAGAAGGAAGGGGAGAAGCGTGTTGGTGAGGGCGAAGGATGCCGTTTTGGCGACGGCGGAGGGGATGTTCGGTACGCAGTAGTGGGTCACGCCGTGCTTGACGTAGATCGGATTGGTGTGAGAGGTGTGGCGGCTCGTGGCGAAGCACGCGCCCTGGTCGATTGAGACATCGACGATGACGGATCCGGGTTTCATGGTCTTGACCACCGCTTCGCTGACGGGCGGTTTCTGCACTTTCTGTTTCGGGCTGAGGGCCCCGATCATGACATCCGACATTCTGGCAAGTTCTGCGATGTAATGGTCGTTTGCGATGGCTGTGACCAGGTGGCGGTTGAAGAACGCCTCAAACCTTCTCAGGCGGTTGATCTCCTTGTCGATGACCGTGACCTGGGCTCCAAGGCCGAGCGCGTCCTGCGCCGCGAAGAGCCCTACCGTGCCGGCCCCGATGATGGTGATGTGGGCCGGCGGCACTCCGGCGATGCCGCCGAGGAGGATTCCACTGCCGCCGTAGCCGGTCTCAAGGTACTTGGCTGCGGTCTGTATGGCCAGGGAACCGGCGATTTCCGAAAGGGTGCGCACGATCGGCAGCTCCCCGTCGCGGGTTTCGATGAACTCGAACGCAATGGCGGTGATGTTCTTGTCGATGAGCGTCTTGAGGAGGTGTTCCGAGAGGGTTCCGAGGTGCAGGGCGGAGATGAGCATCTGGCCCGGCATGAAGAGCGGCAGTTCCTCGGGGCGGGGTGGTGCGACTTTCACGATGATGTTCGATTCCCCGTAAAGTTCTTCGGGGGTTTCGGCGATCTGTGCGCCGGCCTCGGCATAATCCTGATCCGTAAAGTTGCAGAATCGTCCGGCGCCCGCCTCCACCATGACCCTGATGCCGTTTTCGCAGAGGATCTGTGCTCCGGCGGGTGAGATGGCCACCCGCCTTTCGTCCTGGGTCCGTTCCTTGGGGATGCCCATGACGATGTTCATCGTCTTTTCCGGCTTCAGCAGCCAGCGTTCAAGGGTTTTGGCTCCGAGTTCGTACTCAATGCTCTCCAGGTCTGAGGAATAGCCCATCGGGGTTCGGGGATGGCGGGCGCCTTTCAGCGCCCGGAGATTGTGACGGTATGCACCGAAGC encodes the following:
- a CDS encoding ArsR/SmtB family transcription factor, whose protein sequence is MSKTVSISEEEVKRWNLNMPDEMLEAVSNRFKLLSEPMRLKILRVLCENERTVQEIVNAVNASQANISKHLALMHDNGVVNRRKEGLKCYYRTADDSIIYACFLISKSVVENLQDRLSWVQKVNSNLNG
- a CDS encoding zf-HC2 domain-containing protein, with the translated sequence MNCKTARVLMSAAVDGELTGKEEEGLRLHLSQCSDCRMEYEEAKKTKMIVKEKIVRFKAPQSLVDSIMDLSFTSEKEEQNTLVSE
- a CDS encoding sigma-70 family RNA polymerase sigma factor, with protein sequence MTRTEPTRQSSPEQKKTILTAEEQKKQSEFQTEAVVHLNALYNYALHLTMNPDDANDLVQETYLKAYKFFSSFERGTNCKAWLFKILKNNYINRFRKNSREPGKVDYDLIKDFYHTIKDTRRDSSETETDYFHALLHEEVYTALQSLPEEFREVIQLCDIEGFTYEEIANMVESPIGTVRSRLYRGRKLLREQLEGYAKKFGFNTETGR
- a CDS encoding FAD-dependent oxidoreductase; this translates as MSLSDATADVLVIGAGIGGLTAAALLQERGFRVVVLEKSRHPGGSCSSFRREGYTFDAGASVFYGFAENGRSGTLNLHTRVFRRLGVLVPSVPDPVQIHYHLPGGLDLRAHFDRARFLGELSAAFPHEAAGIKRFYRELEAVYDILSSLPAGSLEDPRHLLSVGAAYPAKTLALALKTFRSMGRTARRHISDPDLLRFIDIEAYSWALQDAIGTPLVNAGICLADRHHGGINYPLGGSGAIPRGLVEGLEKFGGVVRYGAGVERILVEGGAAVGVRLEGGEELRARAVVSNATIWDTFNRLVDDSRFRIPEERFLRAPSWFQLYLGVEAGVVPEGMHVHHVQIDAWEGYDQPGGTLYCSVPSLLDPSLAPPAHHVVHAFVTDEAERWEGLERGSEAYTRRKQSMEAELMGRLEGLMPGIGSGVKLRVSASPLTHERWLNRYKGSYGPLLKPGQNILLKPQNRTALKNLFAVGDSTFPGQGVIAVTYSGVSCASLVSSHFGRPLVALE
- a CDS encoding alanine dehydrogenase, coding for MGYSSDLESIEYELGAKTLERWLLKPEKTMNIVMGIPKERTQDERRVAISPAGAQILCENGIRVMVEAGAGRFCNFTDQDYAEAGAQIAETPEELYGESNIIVKVAPPRPEELPLFMPGQMLISALHLGTLSEHLLKTLIDKNITAIAFEFIETRDGELPIVRTLSEIAGSLAIQTAAKYLETGYGGSGILLGGIAGVPPAHITIIGAGTVGLFAAQDALGLGAQVTVIDKEINRLRRFEAFFNRHLVTAIANDHYIAELARMSDVMIGALSPKQKVQKPPVSEAVVKTMKPGSVIVDVSIDQGACFATSRHTSHTNPIYVKHGVTHYCVPNIPSAVAKTASFALTNTLLPFLLKMTEHETISDILWKSHSLRKGTYVYKGYITRKILSELTLFPYREIDMLLASSGRAMP